From a single Endozoicomonas euniceicola genomic region:
- a CDS encoding glycosyltransferase family 39 protein, whose protein sequence is MDDLQTNTSEPLKYPLRWLSLLCFFQLTFWTLAPNWVRHSLNSDTLEGIAWGNLWQWGYDKHPPLAAWVTALFANLSDTSDLPVYFLAQLSIVIVFIAVWRLAKEYLPGQGALLAVFLLQGVLFYSNRVERVTPDTIQGPVWALLALTFYFAVTRESLKYWLLTGVLAGLAVLAKYQVAVLFLPLLIVLLITKEGQKSLKTAAPWLGAIVATLIVLPHLQWLMENNFAAVGYLEEMYVDNPDSQHESGWADRFYYPLSFTVNSFNNILPMLLLCIPLFRAKKLNIQYGSFETLFLTAIALGPFVLSIVFGLMTGEKLIPRWATPYFAWLPLFILVTLKPEITYKRFRTLAICCLALGMTFCALRTGFQYYKPLQKERYWESDDYMPAREEMAYADKLWQKYHSYPMPYLGGLHYHVAELVPYSKTGPIPFFGLNPAESLWMDVEDFHRRGGMILIRHGRRNTDKVQKRLKDHYPDAVYIGSHSFKPVSRLDVDPPVEFKTDYYLLEPRTAPQNR, encoded by the coding sequence CAGTTAACATTCTGGACACTGGCCCCCAACTGGGTTCGGCACTCCCTGAATTCTGACACTCTGGAAGGGATCGCCTGGGGCAACCTGTGGCAGTGGGGTTATGACAAACATCCGCCTCTGGCAGCCTGGGTGACGGCACTGTTTGCCAATTTAAGTGACACTTCAGACCTGCCGGTGTATTTCCTTGCGCAGTTATCCATCGTTATTGTATTTATCGCTGTCTGGCGTCTTGCCAAAGAGTACCTGCCTGGCCAGGGGGCTCTGCTGGCTGTCTTCCTGCTACAAGGCGTGTTGTTTTACAGCAACCGGGTCGAGCGGGTGACGCCCGACACCATTCAGGGGCCTGTGTGGGCATTGCTGGCCTTAACGTTTTATTTCGCCGTTACCCGTGAGTCCCTGAAATACTGGCTGTTAACCGGTGTATTGGCCGGTCTGGCAGTTCTTGCCAAATATCAGGTTGCGGTTTTATTTTTGCCGCTGCTGATCGTTCTGCTGATCACCAAAGAAGGCCAGAAAAGCCTGAAAACCGCTGCCCCCTGGCTGGGAGCTATTGTCGCCACACTGATCGTTCTGCCTCATCTGCAATGGCTGATGGAGAATAACTTTGCAGCGGTCGGTTATCTCGAAGAAATGTACGTAGATAACCCGGACAGCCAGCACGAATCCGGCTGGGCCGATCGGTTTTATTACCCCCTGTCATTCACTGTCAACAGTTTCAACAACATTCTTCCTATGTTGCTGCTGTGCATACCGCTTTTCCGGGCAAAAAAACTCAACATTCAATACGGTTCATTTGAAACCCTGTTCCTGACCGCCATAGCCCTGGGACCGTTTGTGCTCTCAATAGTGTTTGGTCTGATGACAGGCGAGAAGCTTATTCCCCGGTGGGCGACGCCCTACTTTGCCTGGCTGCCGCTTTTCATTCTGGTGACGCTGAAACCGGAAATCACCTATAAACGGTTTCGTACCCTGGCCATCTGCTGTCTGGCACTGGGAATGACTTTTTGTGCATTAAGAACGGGCTTCCAGTATTACAAACCCCTGCAAAAAGAGAGGTACTGGGAATCCGATGATTACATGCCTGCCCGTGAAGAAATGGCTTACGCCGACAAGCTCTGGCAGAAGTACCACTCCTATCCAATGCCTTATCTGGGCGGCCTTCATTATCACGTTGCCGAGCTGGTTCCTTATAGCAAGACCGGCCCCATTCCTTTCTTTGGCCTGAATCCGGCTGAAAGCCTGTGGATGGACGTTGAAGACTTCCACCGCCGGGGAGGAATGATTCTTATACGCCATGGCAGAAGAAATACCGACAAAGTGCAAAAGCGCCTGAAAGACCATTACCCTGACGCAGTTTACATAGGCAGCCATAGCTTCAAGCCGGTCAGCCGACTGGACGTTGACCCACCCGTTGAGTTCAAGACGGATTACTACCTGCTCGAACCCCGGACTGCTCCACAAAACCGCTAA